The following proteins are encoded in a genomic region of Desulfosporosinus youngiae DSM 17734:
- a CDS encoding sensor histidine kinase: protein MIETAIAFSRYFVALMFGAAVAVSFAGIARTRKNYLVLGCFTVILFMLQLASLRLWGMETTIKIYPLLSHLPVAVFIALYLKRSWLISLTSMFVSFLCCQPPRWIGTVAGEMFDSASMDHAGYIAGALLMYYFLQKYAVKSVRHLMERSLESCLLFGAMPAFYYLFDYAATVYTNFMYSGARAAVQFMPFVTAAFYFVFVLLYYAEIQKQAALQRERDMLDAQFRLAQTEFASLRQMQQNAAAYRHDMRHHFSLLQGLAAEGRLEELREYLRTAQSDMDAITPTHFCENETVNLILSAFAAKAKQGGILLTMDARLPDSLPFSDTELCSLLSNALENAIQASGQIADSSKRLIRLRVYTKNTKLCLDIRNSYQTEPVFHQGLPVSKEQGHGFGTKSMAHIVEKHGGVFQFSVKDGWFIFQATA from the coding sequence ATGATAGAAACTGCCATTGCCTTCTCCCGTTACTTTGTTGCCTTGATGTTCGGTGCGGCGGTTGCGGTCAGCTTCGCCGGAATAGCGCGTACACGGAAAAATTATCTGGTGCTGGGGTGTTTTACCGTCATTTTATTTATGCTGCAACTGGCAAGTCTGCGGCTCTGGGGTATGGAGACAACCATAAAAATATATCCGCTGCTTTCCCACTTACCGGTTGCTGTTTTTATCGCCCTTTACTTAAAACGCTCGTGGCTTATTTCACTAACCAGTATGTTTGTCTCCTTTCTGTGCTGCCAGCCTCCCCGTTGGATCGGCACGGTTGCCGGCGAAATGTTTGACAGCGCTTCCATGGACCATGCCGGTTATATAGCCGGTGCCTTGCTGATGTACTATTTCCTGCAAAAATATGCGGTAAAATCAGTCCGGCATCTGATGGAGCGTTCTCTGGAATCCTGCCTCCTCTTTGGCGCTATGCCGGCTTTTTACTATCTGTTCGACTATGCCGCCACGGTGTACACCAATTTTATGTACAGCGGGGCACGGGCTGCTGTACAATTCATGCCCTTTGTAACAGCGGCCTTTTATTTTGTGTTTGTCCTCCTGTACTATGCCGAAATCCAAAAACAGGCAGCTCTGCAAAGAGAGCGGGACATGCTGGACGCGCAGTTTCGGCTGGCCCAGACAGAATTTGCTTCTCTGCGGCAGATGCAGCAGAATGCCGCAGCCTATCGGCACGATATGCGCCATCATTTCTCCCTTTTGCAGGGGCTGGCCGCCGAGGGACGCCTCGAGGAGCTGAGGGAGTATTTGCGGACCGCCCAGTCCGACATGGACGCCATCACGCCCACGCACTTTTGCGAAAACGAAACCGTCAATCTGATTTTGTCCGCTTTTGCCGCCAAGGCAAAACAAGGGGGCATCTTGTTGACGATGGATGCCAGGCTGCCTGACTCCCTTCCCTTCAGCGATACCGAGCTTTGTTCCCTCTTGTCAAACGCTTTGGAAAACGCTATACAAGCCTCCGGACAGATAGCCGACAGCAGCAAACGCCTTATCCGGCTGCGTGTGTATACCAAGAATACGAAGCTGTGCCTTGACATTCGCAACAGCTATCAGACAGAACCGGTCTTTCATCAGGGCCTGCCAGTATCAAAAGAACAGGGGCATGGCTTTGGCACAAAGAGCATGGCTCATATCGTGGAAAAGCATGGTGGTGTATTCCAGTTTTCAGTCAAGGATGGCTGGTTTATATTTCAGGCTACTGCATAA
- a CDS encoding HAMP domain-containing sensor histidine kinase, which yields MRSNHDFRKFYHRLHQEKLHHEKYRHLKHGEFPDWNYEEFRSMRRSMKFFRPIGFLLTLFLLFLLYYWMGLKAIGVIFALILITKEMVHFTFYRRLEKKVFKPIEQLKNGFTEIGQGNYNVSIQPEVQNEFAQLIHSFNEMALKLQESERINQEYEENRKNLVANISHDLKTPITSIQGYLEMIMEGYVTQPEQLNPYLKTIYSNTVYMNKLIDDLFLFSKLDMDKLNMNYEILNIQAYLEDLAIELKFEFEEKQLEFSYRDQTDQDYPVRIDGKRVYQAIRNIVDNAVKYGSEQDLKVVMELSEQEEYVCINIADNGPGIPADRLPHIFDRFYRIDLERSKDFVSTGLGLAIAKELIEAQGGKIAVVSISGEGSRFTIKLPVQK from the coding sequence TTGAGATCAAACCATGATTTTCGTAAGTTTTATCATCGGCTTCATCAAGAAAAGTTGCATCATGAGAAATATCGTCATTTAAAGCACGGGGAATTCCCGGACTGGAATTACGAGGAATTCCGCAGCATGCGCAGATCCATGAAGTTTTTCCGCCCCATCGGTTTCCTTTTAACTCTGTTTCTTTTATTCCTGCTGTACTATTGGATGGGACTGAAGGCCATCGGCGTAATTTTTGCACTTATCCTTATTACCAAGGAAATGGTCCACTTTACCTTTTACCGGCGCTTGGAAAAGAAGGTCTTTAAGCCGATCGAACAGCTGAAGAATGGATTCACCGAAATCGGCCAAGGCAATTATAATGTGTCGATTCAGCCAGAGGTTCAAAATGAGTTTGCGCAGTTAATTCATTCATTTAATGAGATGGCCCTTAAACTCCAGGAAAGCGAACGAATCAATCAGGAGTATGAGGAAAACAGAAAGAATTTGGTCGCCAACATTTCTCATGATTTAAAAACGCCGATCACGTCGATTCAGGGCTACCTGGAAATGATCATGGAGGGATATGTTACCCAGCCGGAGCAACTGAATCCGTACCTGAAGACTATTTACAGTAATACCGTGTATATGAACAAGCTGATTGATGACCTGTTTTTATTCTCTAAACTGGATATGGACAAATTAAATATGAATTATGAAATCCTGAACATCCAAGCCTACCTGGAAGATTTGGCAATTGAACTGAAGTTTGAATTTGAAGAAAAGCAACTTGAGTTTTCCTACCGGGATCAGACAGACCAGGATTATCCGGTCAGGATTGACGGGAAACGGGTCTATCAGGCAATCAGGAATATTGTGGACAATGCTGTGAAATATGGTTCGGAGCAGGATTTAAAAGTGGTCATGGAGTTATCTGAGCAGGAGGAGTATGTTTGCATCAATATCGCAGACAATGGTCCGGGAATTCCGGCCGACCGGCTCCCACACATCTTTGACCGATTTTACCGGATTGACCTTGAACGTTCCAAGGATTTTGTGAGTACAGGGCTGGGGCTGGCGATTGCCAAAGAGCTGATTGAGGCCCAGGGAGGAAAAATAGCGGTTGTCAGTATCAGCGGGGAAGGGTCCCGTTTTACAATCAAGCTGCCTGTTCAGAAATAG
- a CDS encoding type II toxin-antitoxin system HicA family toxin encodes MKPRELENIVKADGWQYTDTKGSHKHYKHPSKPGKVTISFHGKDLKTKTVNSILKQAGLK; translated from the coding sequence ATGAAACCCCGGGAACTTGAAAACATAGTTAAAGCCGATGGATGGCAATACACTGACACCAAAGGTTCTCACAAACATTATAAACATCCATCAAAACCGGGAAAAGTTACAATCTCATTTCACGGAAAAGATTTAAAAACCAAAACAGTAAATTCTATCCTAAAACAAGCGGGGCTGAAATAA
- a CDS encoding response regulator transcription factor, whose translation MKSVLIVEDDLNIAEMERDYLQLNGYKVDIVMDGEAGLQKALTGVYDILIVDLMLPQKDGFTIIKEVRRKLEIPIIVLSARSEDIDKIKGLDYGADDYLTKPFSPAELMARIKSHLNRYERLTGRNSALEIINYRGLEINTAAHKVYVNGKEVQLTAKEYELLLFFASNPNLVFSKEHLFDKLWSAEYYGDLATVAVHIQKIRKKIEKDPANPEYIETLWGTGYRFNS comes from the coding sequence ATGAAAAGTGTCCTGATCGTTGAGGATGATTTAAATATTGCGGAGATGGAGCGGGATTACCTGCAGCTAAACGGATATAAGGTGGACATCGTTATGGATGGGGAGGCAGGGCTACAGAAAGCTCTCACCGGGGTCTATGACATTCTGATTGTGGATTTGATGCTGCCGCAAAAAGATGGTTTTACGATTATCAAAGAAGTCCGGCGGAAGCTGGAGATTCCGATTATCGTTCTGTCGGCCAGGAGTGAGGATATTGATAAAATCAAGGGACTGGATTATGGGGCCGATGATTATCTGACCAAGCCTTTTAGTCCAGCGGAGCTGATGGCCCGCATCAAATCCCATTTAAACCGCTATGAACGCTTGACGGGCAGGAATTCAGCTCTGGAAATCATCAATTACCGCGGGCTGGAAATCAATACAGCCGCCCATAAAGTCTATGTCAACGGCAAAGAAGTGCAGCTCACGGCCAAGGAATACGAACTCTTGCTCTTTTTTGCCTCCAATCCCAACCTGGTGTTCAGTAAAGAGCACCTTTTCGATAAGCTTTGGAGTGCGGAATACTATGGTGATCTGGCAACTGTGGCTGTTCATATCCAAAAGATCAGGAAGAAGATTGAAAAAGATCCGGCCAATCCGGAATATATAGAGACCCTCTGGGGAACTGGTTACCGCTTTAATTCCTGA
- a CDS encoding LytR/AlgR family response regulator transcription factor, translating into MLQIAICDDNIDELSNMVQLINLYRSAKNLSCEYAVFPNGFELVAALEKGKRFDVYCLDIIMPGFMGIDVAKEIRTFDKTAPILFFTSSPEFALASYAVKAINYVLKPISKEKFFFTFDEMLEQIEAKKEEDAVIVKSSEGLQKIRIANLVFAEVIGRNVLYHLRSGKVIECTEAFSSACANLLKYGCIIKPHRSYLVNMQYVDTIENHQITLQTLSSVPIAQGKAREIKQHYLNYQMEGE; encoded by the coding sequence ATGCTGCAGATTGCGATCTGCGACGATAATATAGATGAACTTTCCAATATGGTGCAGCTGATCAATCTCTATCGGTCAGCCAAAAATCTCAGTTGTGAATACGCTGTCTTTCCCAACGGATTTGAGCTGGTTGCAGCCCTGGAAAAAGGAAAACGGTTTGATGTCTATTGTCTGGATATTATTATGCCGGGCTTTATGGGCATTGATGTGGCCAAGGAAATCCGCACCTTTGACAAAACCGCGCCGATCTTATTCTTTACCTCCTCCCCCGAGTTTGCCCTGGCAAGCTATGCGGTGAAAGCCATCAACTATGTACTGAAGCCCATCTCCAAAGAAAAGTTTTTCTTCACCTTTGATGAGATGCTGGAACAGATAGAAGCGAAAAAAGAGGAGGATGCGGTGATCGTGAAGAGCAGTGAGGGCCTGCAAAAGATACGGATTGCCAACTTGGTTTTTGCCGAGGTCATTGGTAGAAATGTGCTCTATCATCTGCGCTCCGGCAAGGTTATCGAATGTACGGAAGCCTTTTCTTCTGCTTGCGCTAATCTTCTCAAATATGGATGTATTATCAAGCCCCACCGTTCCTATCTTGTGAATATGCAGTATGTGGATACCATCGAAAATCATCAGATAACCTTACAGACCCTTTCCTCTGTCCCTATTGCCCAGGGCAAGGCACGGGAGATTAAGCAGCACTATCTGAATTATCAAATGGAGGGAGAATAA
- a CDS encoding 4Fe-4S dicluster domain-containing protein, with product MSVNVNLNRCDGCGVCDSKCPAKVLALKEIQQEDYDRLGMFGKLKIKVKGNSRAYVIKASACTQCRKCQINCHERAIKVG from the coding sequence ATGAGTGTAAACGTTAATTTGAATCGCTGCGATGGCTGCGGTGTCTGTGACAGCAAATGTCCGGCTAAGGTACTGGCCTTAAAAGAAATCCAGCAGGAGGACTATGACCGGCTTGGTATGTTTGGGAAATTGAAAATCAAAGTCAAGGGTAATTCAAGAGCTTATGTCATTAAGGCATCGGCCTGCACCCAGTGTAGAAAATGTCAGATTAACTGCCATGAGCGGGCGATTAAAGTAGGGTGA
- a CDS encoding cell wall-binding repeat-containing protein yields MKKRFIGILLTLCMMLTLLPTTAFATEWTTSNTIFDGWYHLRSMNNYLNLTADGAAELRKLSENEAFYVESKGGSQYTLKMKDGRYLGLEDPRKDGARVKAVNSPYTWLIHWEATSFNKEKSDIFSLRPPEATKMVINASGEKNADGTAIIIWTHGALDAPNHAEFRFIPTNISADPTGERWTTYKENGLMGYKDQSGKVVIKAQFDDAEKFSQGIARIYDKAKGAAAYIDTTGKLITPFKYDAAASGHIAYSGLMRVAIDGNDVVNAIMNGDGVYSSETENNKTVIVMKSGKKLKYELKYGFIDKTGKEVIPLQFDEAYSFQDGRATVLQYQGSQYGFSYSKIGYIDTTGKLVIPYQYGGENLYDGSALSYKDGLVCFFEYLGKGGLSADGFVKYAPGGIMDKTGKVILPANPDRWYPTRNFGLQWKDGVIVNNYTTEVNAKGVPTKGGGKEWSFTELYDYSGKLIRNLDGYVEAMPLGGGYTLALHQLPTDAPVNIGGSMYIPGYWSVFDRNGKIVVDTVQKNNFALLNSACGYANGYVYFGGEGYKVSETLAPVTPTPATPGGSLLTAQESIRLSRSDRFETAAEISKNGWALSENVFLANSNSFSGALVGSSLAYLKDAPVLLTDTKSLSSVTAGEIERLRAKTVYIIGNKDEVSLEIENELKDKYKVLRISGSDQFNTAAKIGEEVKKIKAFDTVALATQNDFPDALAITPFSAKNTMPILFSGKDKLRDDTREALLAWGIKQVVIAGGTGVISLAVEDELKNMGIGVTRLAGEDRYDTALAIVKHFEKVPYTKITLATGLNYPDALTGAALAAKKGLPLLLIKKDDVDEDVKAYLDAKKLEQVYIFGGEGVIAKNIVGR; encoded by the coding sequence ATGAAGAAACGATTTATAGGCATCCTGCTCACCCTGTGCATGATGCTTACCTTGCTGCCAACAACGGCGTTTGCGACGGAGTGGACAACAAGTAATACTATTTTTGACGGTTGGTACCATCTTCGCTCTATGAACAATTACCTCAATTTGACTGCCGACGGAGCGGCAGAGCTGCGCAAGCTTTCTGAAAATGAAGCTTTTTATGTGGAAAGCAAGGGCGGCAGCCAATATACCTTGAAAATGAAAGATGGCAGATATTTGGGGCTTGAGGATCCGAGAAAAGACGGTGCGCGAGTAAAAGCGGTCAATAGCCCTTACACTTGGCTTATCCATTGGGAAGCCACTAGCTTTAACAAAGAAAAGTCGGACATTTTCAGTTTGCGTCCACCCGAAGCTACAAAAATGGTCATTAATGCATCCGGTGAGAAAAATGCTGACGGAACTGCCATTATTATATGGACACATGGGGCGTTAGACGCCCCCAATCATGCCGAATTTCGATTTATTCCAACCAACATATCCGCAGATCCTACCGGTGAGAGATGGACAACTTATAAAGAAAACGGGTTGATGGGCTACAAAGACCAGAGCGGCAAGGTCGTGATTAAGGCTCAGTTTGATGACGCAGAAAAGTTTTCTCAAGGTATCGCACGGATTTACGATAAGGCTAAAGGTGCGGCCGCCTATATCGACACCACAGGCAAACTCATCACACCGTTCAAATATGACGCTGCCGCCAGCGGACATATCGCTTATAGCGGTTTGATGCGGGTCGCAATCGACGGAAATGATGTTGTCAACGCCATTATGAATGGGGACGGCGTATATAGCAGCGAAACAGAAAATAATAAAACAGTAATCGTGATGAAAAGCGGCAAAAAACTAAAATATGAACTCAAATACGGCTTTATTGACAAAACAGGAAAAGAGGTCATACCACTGCAATTTGATGAAGCCTATTCCTTTCAGGACGGTCGGGCGACGGTGCTCCAGTACCAAGGCTCACAATATGGCTTTTCTTATAGCAAGATTGGCTATATCGACACAACAGGGAAACTGGTCATCCCGTATCAGTACGGCGGCGAGAACCTCTATGACGGAAGTGCCTTAAGCTACAAAGACGGCTTGGTGTGCTTCTTCGAGTACCTCGGAAAGGGAGGCTTGTCAGCTGACGGATTTGTCAAATATGCTCCGGGAGGCATAATGGATAAAACAGGCAAGGTTATCCTTCCGGCCAACCCTGATAGATGGTATCCTACAAGAAATTTCGGACTCCAATGGAAAGATGGCGTGATCGTGAACAACTACACCACGGAAGTGAACGCGAAAGGTGTACCCACAAAAGGCGGTGGAAAAGAGTGGTCATTCACGGAGTTGTATGACTATTCAGGCAAGCTAATCCGAAATCTGGACGGCTATGTGGAAGCCATGCCTTTAGGGGGCGGCTATACGCTGGCCTTGCACCAACTGCCCACCGATGCGCCTGTGAACATTGGAGGTAGTATGTATATACCAGGCTATTGGTCTGTTTTTGACCGCAACGGTAAGATTGTGGTTGACACTGTTCAAAAGAACAACTTCGCCCTTTTAAACAGTGCTTGCGGCTATGCAAACGGCTACGTCTATTTCGGGGGCGAAGGCTACAAAGTGTCTGAGACACTCGCTCCGGTCACACCTACACCCGCCACACCCGGGGGTTCCCTACTGACAGCGCAGGAGAGTATACGTTTGAGCCGCTCGGACAGGTTTGAGACAGCCGCAGAGATCAGCAAAAATGGCTGGGCATTATCAGAAAATGTGTTTTTAGCTAATAGCAACAGTTTTTCCGGGGCTTTAGTCGGATCCAGCCTGGCTTACCTGAAAGATGCGCCGGTATTGCTGACGGATACAAAATCTTTGTCCTCCGTGACAGCCGGGGAAATAGAAAGACTAAGGGCAAAAACAGTCTATATTATCGGAAACAAGGACGAAGTATCCCTCGAAATCGAAAATGAGCTAAAGGATAAATATAAGGTGCTCAGGATTTCAGGAAGCGACCAGTTTAATACAGCCGCTAAAATAGGGGAAGAAGTAAAAAAAATCAAGGCTTTTGACACCGTAGCCCTGGCAACTCAGAATGATTTTCCGGATGCTTTGGCAATAACACCGTTTTCGGCTAAAAACACTATGCCTATTCTCTTTTCAGGAAAGGACAAACTAAGAGACGACACCAGGGAAGCTCTTCTGGCCTGGGGCATTAAGCAGGTTGTTATTGCCGGGGGAACCGGTGTCATCTCGCTGGCGGTAGAAGATGAACTGAAAAATATGGGTATTGGTGTCACCCGTTTGGCTGGTGAGGACAGATATGATACTGCCTTAGCCATTGTAAAGCATTTTGAAAAGGTTCCCTACACAAAGATCACGCTGGCAACGGGCCTGAATTACCCCGATGCTTTAACGGGGGCAGCGTTAGCGGCAAAGAAAGGTCTGCCCTTGCTGCTGATAAAAAAAGACGATGTAGATGAGGACGTAAAGGCCTATTTGGATGCAAAAAAATTGGAGCAGGTCTATATTTTCGGAGGGGAAGGGGTAATAGCGAAAAATATTGTGGGCAGATAA